The Triticum urartu cultivar G1812 chromosome 6, Tu2.1, whole genome shotgun sequence genome includes the window GGGGAGGAGATAAAGAGGGGGGGAAATGTGAGGAACGAAAGGGAAAGGGGGGCGCATGGTGTATGGACGAAAAGACCAATCTATATCTTCCATCCTAGGCCGGCCACCTCCAAGCAACAAGTTACACTCGCCTCTTTTTCACACAACACATCCAAACAGACACTCCTGTCCTTCACCATTCCAAGTCCCCAGCTCTCTCTCCTCCTCCCATCCCCGAgctcctcctctcctcctccccctctctcccAGCAAGAAATCTTCCAAGTTCCACACCTCAATTCCGCCCTAACCCTTTTTCGATCTCTCTAGCTAGCCACAAGTCCACGCCGGCGGCCGATAGCACACCACTTTGCTCTCCGCAACTTGCGAGAGGGATCAATGGAGCTGTTCCCGTCGCACCCGGACCTTCAGCTCCAGCTCCAAATCAATCCGCCCCCTGCCACCAAGCCAATGGACCTAGGGTTTTGGAAGAGGGCTCTTgacaccaccgccgccgccgccgcgaccTCAGCATCAGCGGCAGCAACCTTCACACCCCCGTCCATCGCCAGGACATACCCCTCGGCGCCGGCAGCTGCCGGCGGCGGCTTCCATGCAGCGCACTACGGCGCTGCCGATGGCCACCTGGGCGGGCTGCAGTTCTTGCAGCACACCCAGCCCATCCTCCACGAGGTGCAGGACCTGGCGGCGATGAAgcccatccggggcatccccgtGTACAACACCTCGCAGTCCCTCCCCTTCCTCCAGagccagctccaccaccacaaccaCCACCACCAGCATTGCTACGACGCGatcggcggcgcggcgggcgggCCGAGGTCGCCCGGCAAGGTCGGCGCGCTGCGGCTGGCGGCGCCGCCGGCCAAGCGGAACTCCCGTGCGCCCAGGATGCGGTGGACCACCTCGCTGCACGCGCGGTTCGTCCACGCCGTCGAACTGCTCGGAGGCCACGAGAGTATGCACTGCTAACTGCTTCTCGCGCGTTCAagtgttctttttcttcttctcctgAATTTTCTTGCTCGTTAGCAGCCGTTAGATGACTATTTTCTTCTAGCTGGCAAAGTAGGCAATCCTGTTGATCGAATCTTGCATTTCTTGTGCTGGCATTCAAAAGAACTAGACAAGGATGCATGGGCGTATTGGCATAGTACAAGCTAAGCTCTATATGTGTTGGTGAAGGAATTATTGTGTACTGTTTTCTGATACTCCCTCTCTTGCGATTGTGCAGGAGCAACGCCCAAGTCGGTTCTTGAGCTAATGGACGTGAAGGATCTAACCTTGGCCCATGTCAAGTCTCACTTGCAGGTGAGGGGATCTTCTTTAACTACATAAAGTCCATGGTTAGCTCATTGGTTATATTATTTTAATTGAGCTTTGATCACTTGTGCTAGCTCTCCTCAACGTACGTGTAGATCTACTACCACTTCAGATACTCCTAGATGTATGCATCACACACCTTGATTTGCAAGAGAATTCTACGTGCACCACTCGATCGACCTTTAACTCATCATTTCTTTTCTTGCTGCCAGAACAATATATAGTACCAGTTTTAGTTTTAAATATTTGATGCATCTTGGGTCGGTCATGCATGTAAGAATAGTCATTCTACAGTTCACTTTCTGAGCAGTAAATTCCCCGCTTGCTCGTACCTCCTCCCTCTTTCTCTATCCCTATCTCCCTCTAGCTTTACCACGACGGGAGGACCGGGGGCAGAGGGGAGGAGGGCAGCTTTTCAATAAAAACCCGAGATCAGCAGCTGAGCAGCACAAAGATAAGCATGCAACGGGAAGCAAATGCGTGCCATTAAAAAGAGGAACGTCACACACAGTCACCGGAGAGGGAACGGTGGATGGATGACACAGTGCACACAGGAGCGcacgcacacacattgatatgaatatgaatatgatgCGCATCCATGCATGCTGTGCTGCATGCCCAAGAGCAGACGGCCGGCCGGCAAGTACAAGCCTGCATCATTTCTCAATAATTAAGGGCTTCTCTGCCTGCACACAAGCTACTAGCTGATCGCGCCATCAATGCCGCAATTGTGCATATATGCCGCTGCCCGCCCCTGCCACCCATATTTATTGCTCCGTCTCGTAGACCACCACTGCACAGCTTCGACTTTAATACCGCTACACTGCTGACCCTATCATTATTTAGTCAGCTACGAGTACATATACTTATATTATATGCTTTCTAGTGTATCAGCGAGTACTGATCTCAGTTGATTGTCTTGCAGATGTACCGGACCATCAAGACCACTGACCACAAACCAGCCGCTGCTTCATCCTACGGTATGTATGATCAGATCAGCTCTCGAGAAAGAAATCAGACTAGTAGTAGTATATTGTACAAGTGTCACTGGCATCTCGACATCCCAGTGACAGACAGGCACAGATTCAGCATGGGATTAGCAGTGAGTAGAATGTTTATTTTGCAGGACAAGCAAAGACAATCATCGACATCCCTGACGACAGCTCCTTCGACATCGCCAACACCAGCGGGTCTGAGTCTTCAGTCCAGCAATCAAATCTTGACGGGAACGAGCATGGATCCAACATGTGCGCTCTATGGAGCAACAACTCCTCCAGGTAACAACATACTACACACAACGCCATTTCTATAGCTAGCTCCCGTGTTAGTACTCCTCGTTTTGTATTCTGGTGGATGTATGCTACTCCATATCACATGAGAGAACAGCACAGCACCTAATCATACACAAATAGTACAATTCCATCAGTTTCCAGTGCACCGATGATGATCGGTTTGAATTGTATAAGTACTAGATTTATGTAGAATGATATATGGGTCCCTTCCCTTCCTACAATTATGGATTGCTCCATGTCAAACTAAATGTTCCTAGCTAGTGGGCTATTAATGGATATcagcagctagctagctagcaataGCATGCACATCAGAATTACTCCACACTGCTGGGCTCCGTCTTTTCTGCTATTTCAGGCGAAATGACAGAGAGGGGCACAGCTAGCTACAAGTCTATCTAAACATTCTTGTGAGACACAAAAACTGCTTTGCAGATCGATATAACTCCAGAGTCCTTACAGGTCAAAAGCTGATGGTAATTTCCTGTAGAGCGCTAAAGCAACAAAGTACGCTTAAATACACGCGTACTACATGCTGTAGTAGTAGTAGCACACATGCATGTTTGGGCTCTTCATCTCATGCATGATGATGTACAGGTATTCGTCAAGAATCTACAGTCACATTACGTACATAATTAATTGATAGATTATGCATTTACAATGATATAATTGATCTGAAGAGGGTGCTTTTAGGATCAAACCGCAGTCTAGCTAGTGCCTGCTTTACGCAAAACAAACTCTTATTCCTTTGTCTCATTTTCTTTGTTCCTACCATATCAACCACCTCCAAGTGCTCACAAAAAGCACCAGGGCTCTACCTTTGTTCCATCTGCTCCCCATGATGGTGCAATCATCTCTTGAATATATTATACATTAAGCTCTTTCATTAAACATATCCATCTAGCCATAGGCAGCAAAAGTGCACACACATATACACTTTCCACGACTACAATTAATTAAGCAGGCAATATAGTAGCACTACCATGGAATCTTGACCAGAAGTTACATCTCAGAAGCAACATGACATGTATATAGTGATATACACAATTAATCTCTCTTGCGTGACCAGGCGTAGCTAGCTCTTGTACACCTATCTGTATGTATGTACAATCGCATACAAGCATCCAGCCGTCCATGTACCATATACATACACACGTACTGTGGTACTTGCGGACTCTGCACGGCCAACTGTATGGCCATGTAACCCTAAAAAAACTGTATACCCATGTAGGAGAGGAGTGAGTAGTGTACATGTTTATTTAGAAAATGACCGGAGAACATATGATGTGTATGTGGTTGTGCGCACACATGTGGTGTAAGCAAGCATTGATCAGTGTGCCGTACCACATGGGTGAGTAAATAACGCGGCAAGCACCAAGCTATAGCCAATTACACAGCTTTTTACCTCCAATTAACCCCTCTGATAAAGCCAGCTGCTCGCCATTGACACCATCTTAACAGTGAAAAGTTGGACTTGCGCGCTTTGTTCCCTACGCCTTTTCCCGCCTCTCCCGTGTTGCATGTAAATGGACTCCCACTGAAGAAAAGATATGTAGATAGATCATAGATAGATAGGCCGGCATTTGATTCTTTCATCAGCCCATGATATACAGAAAAGAAGGTGATACTTAATTCAATTCCTTCCTTTGTCTTTTCCTTCCTTTTGCTGGTGCAGCAGAGGGGCCTGGTCGTTCCACGGGAAATCAAGATCAGATGCCAACCCAGGCGACATCAAATCCTTTGAGGTTCGTACTCGCCTTTTTTCCCCCAAGGGAGTGATCATCATTACCACCTCCAATACCCCATCGGCAATGGCCATGATATGCTTTGCCTTAGTTAGTGCAGTGGCGATCATTCCTCCTTCCATTTCCCGCATGCATGCATCTTTCCGACGGCTCCCTGTGTGCAAAGTGTCGGCAGCATGCATTTCCTGTTATGATATGCAGATCGCAATCTATTTAATCTGATGCTCCTTCTCTTTTACAATCGCAGGACGTGCAATCGCAGTGCCCCAATGTCGTCGCCGACGATGCCGCCGACTTGATGTCGGCTCCGTTCCGATTGTCGGAGCTAGTCGTCGGCACCAAGAAACCGAATCTGGACTTCACCCTAGGAAGAATGTAAGGCCGCCGTCGATTTGTCGACCGGACGGCAACGGAAGATATGCGTAGCTAGCTAGCTATATGTGACCACCGATCTAGAGATTAATCATCAGATGCATACTCGTGTGGCTCCCGCCCCATATGCACGTAACGTACGaagcggaggaggaggagagaacCGGAGCTAGGAGATGAGAAAGCAAAAGAGGCATGCAGCTGGGGAATTAAAGAATAAGACGAGACCACCGTTGATCTAGGAACAAAGTGCAAAAGGGGCCAGGGAGGGAGAGACATGGGTGCGTGCAAGTGTGCGTGCGTGGTAGAGAGATGGATAGTGAGATAGATAGGCTTTATCAAAGGCAGTCAGGAGCATGCAACAAGCTGGTTAGCTTGCCTGCTTGCTTCTGGTGCACAACACACACACGATGTAGCTTGAagagtgtgtgtatgtgtgcgTGCACTTCATGGCATGCTGCCTGATGAGACAGAGCTGCTAGGTTAAGAAAGGTCTCATCTTTTTGTTATGCCACAAGAAAGGTGTAAAGCTGAGATGCTTATGTTACATATATGCGTGTGTAGTGTACGTATGGACCATGCAAGCATGTATTATGATGGATCCACCTGTCTTGCTCTCTCCTAGCCACTCCTATCTCCTAGCTAGCTGCTAGGTTGGAATCGATACCTTCCCTGGTCTGGATATCATTGGTGCAAATCTGGCTGGATTTGCAGTTCATGAGCTAAAGCGAATCAGTAAAGGTGATCAATCAACAAAAGGAGTATTTGGAGTGGTATGTTTGATCATATGTCTACCAAGTTGACTGCAGTATACTTCTACCGCCACATCGATGGATCAGTCAAtaatcttctatatctaaatagctagcccccactaacatatttctctcaacatgcaagcatgccacatcatcaagcAACATGCATGGCAAAAGACCCATCACAATTCACAACATGCATTCATGCACATGAAAATGTCCACCTCAACATGCAAACATATATTAGATATTTTACAATACATTAATCAAACACAATAAAGCATATGGATTTGCAATTTTAGTTTTCGTAGCATCACTATTTACGTTCCATAGAAATCACATATCATCGAAATATATTGCAAATATTCCCGCACCAACgtgcggggtatcatctagtacTATATAGTCTCTGCACCCACCATGCATAAGGCATATTTTCATTGGTTAAGACAAGCCGTTAACCAACAATTACTCTGTTGCGGTCCGAAAGGAAAAAAATCGCAGTTACTCTATTATTCTGTAGTTCATGTGTCACAAAAATGATGTCATTGAATTCATATTCATAATTACTTATGATTGCACTACTGTATCACCTTCATATATACAAAAACATAATTGTTGGTCAAAGCCTTGTCGTAAACAACCGAAAAAGATTATACTCAAACAAGAGAGTATGATGCTTTCCCCGGTGTGTTAGTTGTGGTTTAGTTGGTCCAAGGTGGTGATGAATCCTAGCTGTAGTTTAATTGCTTTCGCCGTAGATTTAATTGGAAAAATATAAGTGATATACTATAAGAATTATATTGTTGGATTCATGTTCaaaagaagttttcaatggtaCTATTTTTGCTACATAAGTATAAATTATATTTTGTTATGCAAATGTATGGTCAAACTTTTCTTTGGCCGAGAAGTATAGTAAAAACTTGCAATTGAACCAGGACGGGGGAAGTAATTTTAGTACCTTGACCAATTGAAATGCATCCGAAAATATAGAGTGGTATGTGCCAAAGTTTGAATCGACCATAGATCTTTTGTTAATATTTCATCAGTATTTATGAACCACAAGCATGATGTGTTGTTGGATCGACTTCAATAGCATCATCTTTGTGTAGCATAAATTGCTGGCcaaaactttaacttaggcatcTATTCTACACTATACATTAATTTGCAATGGATGAGTATGTCATGCATGACATTGCCGAGAGTATGACTTCCCTTTGTCTCAAAATAGAAGGATTTTTTTTGGACTTCACACATTATCAAGTATGCAGCTTTGACAATTACTTATCAGTTGAGGATTTATGTATAGTATCATAGAAAATTATATCTTGAAACAATATTTAATCACAACATTAGGGGTATCGTTTAAATCTAACCAACTTAAGTATTCTCTGGTTAATTAATGGTCAAACATAAGGAAGTTTGAGTGTATCTCTCTAAAAAGACATATTTTAGAAGGGAGAAAATAGAACAATGAGTCAAAATGTTGTTACTTACTCTATTTATTTTTCATGGTCTTGGGAACTTAAAAGTTGATGATGGTTTTTCCCTGACAAGCATATAGAGGCATACAGTATAGTGTGAGGAAAGTGTAATCATGATATTTGAGCTGTCAGATTATGATTCGGTGCAGTTCTAAATTGtgttgtactccctctgtttcttttTACTCTGCGTATAAAATTTGCTTGAACTCAAACTTGTAAACTTCGACCAAATTTACCATAAAAATATCAACAACATTTACAATACAAAAGTTATAtagtatgaaaattaatttcatgatacatctaatgatattgatttcatattgtgaatgttgatattttttttCTTATATAGTTGGTCGAACTTTATGAAGTTTGtcttaagaaaaaaaattatatgcGGACTAAAAAGTAAAAAGAAACAGAGAGAGTAGTTTAGTTGTTTTATAACTAGATGATATCTCATGGGTCGCGGTGGGAACAAGTTACAATATATTTCAATGAAATTTAGTTGTGTGGACATGAATATATGAATTAGTAATATGAGAAATGAAATTGAAAAtacatatgattcaatatttttTAATTAGTGTAGTTGTAAAATTATGAAATATGGTCATCAAAATAGAGATTATTCATATGCGTGGTTGCATGTTGAGATAGATCTTTTCGCGTGCATGGTTGAATGTTTGAGGTAATACTATTGGAATCCTTTTCGACAAAGCCACCTACTCCTCTTCCAAGAAAAAAACTTAGGGTTCCTCTTCCTCCCCTTGGCGCGCCGTCGGTCCGCCTCGTCTCGAGTGGCCCTAGG containing:
- the LOC125514199 gene encoding probable transcription factor KAN2 isoform X2 produces the protein MELFPSHPDLQLQLQINPPPATKPMDLGFWKRALDTTAAAAATSASAAATFTPPSIARTYPSAPAAAGGGFHAAHYGAADGHLGGLQFLQHTQPILHEVQDLAAMKPIRGIPVYNTSQSLPFLQSQLHHHNHHHQHCYDAIGGAAGGPRSPGKVGALRLAAPPAKRNSRAPRMRWTTSLHARFVHAVELLGGHERATPKSVLELMDVKDLTLAHVKSHLQMYRTIKTTDHKPAAASSYGQAKTIIDIPDDSSFDIANTSGSESSVQQSNLDGNEHGSNMCALWSNNSSRGAWSFHGKSRSDANPGDIKSFEDVQSQCPNVVADDAADLMSAPFRLSELVVGTKKPNLDFTLGRM
- the LOC125514199 gene encoding probable transcription factor KAN2 isoform X3, whose protein sequence is MELFPSHPDLQLQLQINPPPATKPMDLGFWKRALDTTAAAAATSASAAATFTPPSIARTYPSAPAAAGGGFHAAHYGAADGHLGGLQFLQHTQPILHEVQDLAAMKPIRGIPVYNTSQSLPFLQSQLHHHNHHHQHCYDAIGGAAGGPRSPGKVGALRLAAPPAKRNSRAPRMRWTTSLHARFVHAVELLGGHERATPKSVLELMDVKDLTLAHVKSHLQMYRTIKTTDHKPAAASSYGQAKTIIDIPDDSSFDIANTSGSESSVQQSNLDGNEHGSNMCALWSNNSSRGAWSFHGKSRSDANPGDIKSFEDVQSQCPNVVADDAADLMSAPFRLSELVVGTKKPNLDFTLGRM
- the LOC125514199 gene encoding probable transcription factor KAN2 isoform X4 → MELFPSHPDLQLQLQINPPPATKPMDLGFWKRALDTTAAAAATSASAAATFTPPSIARTYPSAPAAAGGGFHAAHYGAADGHLGGLQFLQHTQPILHEVQDLAAMKPIRGIPVYNTSQSLPFLQSQLHHHNHHHQHCYDAIGGAAGGPRSPGKVGALRLAAPPAKRNSRAPRMRWTTSLHARFVHAVELLGGHERATPKSVLELMDVKDLTLAHVKSHLQMYRTIKTTDHKPAAASSYGQAKTIIDIPDDSSFDIANTSGSESSVQQSNLDGNEHGSNMCALWSNNSSRTCNRSAPMSSPTMPPT
- the LOC125514199 gene encoding probable transcription factor KAN2 isoform X1, with product MELFPSHPDLQLQLQINPPPATKPMDLGFWKRALDTTAAAAATSASAAATFTPPSIARTYPSAPAAAGGGFHAAHYGAADGHLGGLQFLQHTQPILHEVQDLAAMKPIRGIPVYNTSQSLPFLQSQLHHHNHHHQHCYDAIGGAAGGPRSPGKVGALRLAAPPAKRNSRAPRMRWTTSLHARFVHAVELLGGHERATPKSVLELMDVKDLTLAHVKSHLQMYRTIKTTDHKPAAASSYGQAKTIIDIPDDSSFDIANTSGSESSVQQSNLDGNEHGSNMCALWSNNSSSRGAWSFHGKSRSDANPGDIKSFEDVQSQCPNVVADDAADLMSAPFRLSELVVGTKKPNLDFTLGRM